One genomic window of Nisaea sp. includes the following:
- a CDS encoding PAS domain-containing sensor histidine kinase — translation MNTKNRPIGDAGKTVTTMPGGVFAAAIPSEYRGPDLGILHRTPGFEAALLDLGVDGLEEVDPGYLSLLKSVLASGETRSRNLRAHAGENQRFLRIDAYPIRDTEGAVSGISVVVTDNAPAARREEAILRNLELERSRFDDYPVGTTDEDWTGARRVLERLKRDGHTDIPAYVRANPGILLDLADGARIVDLNEAAVKTYNAPDKRTLIDHFNQAPDLSSYNPETGLSDIFVELLARFFAGETKVVVEGWDTTFDGRQIYLRTSTSIMPGFEGSWGWVLQTVEDITDRKEIEDQLRTAQERYELAVEGARDGLWDWNLAGNEFFASAQMCKTVGWGTESRTMPGRVADSYIHQEHRKAARRAMMRKLREGADSFSLEYRIKDRDGDPVWVSNHFRVVRNAAGRVARMAGSVTEVTARKKHEDELRAAKEQAELANRAKSEFLANMSHELRTPLNAILGFSQTIESEMFGALSNDRYKEYAGDIHSSAVHLLELINDILDMAKIEANEFIVADEMFDAISAVGRCARFMSERAARKQIEIAVSINQKRLAIEADQRMFRQILLNLLSNAVKFTDEGGKVWVEGGEIVDGYLEFRVGDNGVGMAPEDIEVALTPFGQVGRGRLVAQEGSGLGLSIVSRLMDLHDGSLSINSEIGKGTLVILRFPESRLRQI, via the coding sequence GTGAACACCAAAAACCGCCCCATCGGCGATGCGGGGAAAACAGTCACGACAATGCCAGGCGGCGTGTTTGCCGCGGCTATTCCGTCGGAATATCGCGGACCCGATCTCGGAATCCTGCACCGCACGCCCGGATTTGAGGCGGCGCTTCTGGATCTCGGGGTCGACGGTCTCGAAGAGGTCGATCCGGGTTATCTTTCCCTGCTGAAGTCGGTTCTGGCCAGCGGGGAGACGCGCAGCCGCAATCTCCGGGCGCATGCGGGAGAGAACCAGCGCTTTCTTCGTATCGATGCCTATCCGATCCGCGATACGGAAGGAGCGGTCTCCGGGATCTCCGTCGTGGTGACGGATAATGCTCCGGCGGCCCGCCGGGAAGAAGCGATTCTGCGTAACCTGGAGCTGGAACGCTCCAGGTTCGACGATTACCCGGTCGGTACCACGGATGAAGACTGGACCGGCGCACGACGGGTGCTGGAACGTTTGAAGCGGGACGGTCACACTGATATTCCGGCCTACGTCAGAGCGAATCCGGGGATTTTGCTGGATCTTGCCGATGGTGCGCGGATCGTTGACCTGAACGAGGCGGCGGTAAAAACCTACAATGCGCCGGACAAGCGCACTCTGATCGACCATTTCAATCAGGCGCCGGACCTTTCTTCCTACAATCCCGAAACCGGACTCTCGGACATCTTTGTTGAATTGCTTGCGCGTTTTTTCGCTGGCGAGACCAAGGTTGTGGTCGAGGGGTGGGATACGACATTCGACGGACGTCAGATCTATCTGCGGACCAGCACCAGCATCATGCCCGGCTTCGAGGGGAGCTGGGGCTGGGTGTTGCAGACGGTGGAGGACATCACCGACCGCAAGGAAATCGAGGATCAGCTCCGAACGGCACAGGAGCGTTATGAGCTTGCGGTTGAAGGTGCGCGCGACGGGCTGTGGGACTGGAACCTGGCCGGGAACGAGTTTTTTGCCTCGGCGCAGATGTGCAAGACGGTCGGTTGGGGTACGGAATCCCGCACCATGCCGGGCCGGGTCGCGGATTCCTACATCCATCAGGAGCACCGGAAGGCCGCACGCCGCGCCATGATGCGGAAGCTGCGTGAGGGTGCGGACAGTTTCTCGCTGGAATACCGGATCAAGGATCGTGACGGGGATCCCGTCTGGGTTTCCAATCATTTCCGGGTGGTCCGCAATGCGGCGGGCCGGGTCGCCCGCATGGCCGGCTCGGTCACCGAGGTCACGGCGCGCAAGAAACATGAAGACGAGCTGCGCGCGGCCAAGGAGCAGGCCGAACTTGCCAATCGGGCCAAGTCCGAGTTCCTCGCGAATATGAGCCATGAGCTCCGGACCCCGCTGAACGCGATCCTCGGCTTCTCTCAAACGATCGAATCGGAGATGTTCGGAGCCCTCTCCAACGACCGGTACAAGGAATATGCGGGCGATATCCACAGCAGCGCGGTGCATCTTCTCGAGCTGATCAACGATATTCTCGATATGGCCAAGATCGAGGCGAACGAGTTCATTGTCGCCGACGAGATGTTCGATGCCATCTCGGCGGTCGGCCGCTGCGCCCGCTTCATGAGCGAGCGCGCTGCCCGGAAGCAGATTGAAATTGCGGTTTCCATCAATCAGAAGCGGCTTGCGATCGAAGCTGACCAGCGGATGTTCCGCCAGATTCTGCTTAACCTGCTGTCCAATGCGGTGAAGTTCACCGACGAGGGCGGAAAGGTCTGGGTTGAGGGTGGAGAAATCGTCGACGGCTATCTGGAATTCCGCGTCGGAGATAACGGGGTCGGCATGGCACCGGAGGATATCGAGGTCGCGCTGACGCCGTTCGGGCAGGTTGGCAGAGGCCGTCTGGTGGCGCAGGAAGGGTCCGGCCTTGGCCTGTCGATCGTTTCACGCCTGATGGATCTGCATGACGGAAGCCTGAGCATCAACAGTGAAATCGGTAAGGGAACGCTTGTGATCTTGCGGTTCCCGGAGAGCCGGTTGCGCCAGATCTGA
- a CDS encoding isocitrate lyase/PEP mutase family protein: MDWKDRRRRFRGVIEGDRCIRPGSVHDALSARIAEDLGFEAGMLGGSVASLAVLGAPDVMVLTLSELAGLVLRINRAGNLPLMIDADHGFGNALNVRRTVEELETAGAAGLSIEDTDLPEPFGSDGKARLLSLEEGVGKMRAALAGRQDPDLVIAGRTSAASINGVADAIERAKAYEEVGVDVIFLIGIKTRADLDAVSEAVSRPLIIGGVPPELDDWDYLSARGVRIALQGHQPIAAAVAAVEATLRALRDGCHPSEIKTPLASPDLMKRLTRADSYEELSERTLGRISDS, encoded by the coding sequence ATGGACTGGAAAGATCGCCGCCGCCGGTTTCGAGGCGTCATCGAGGGGGACCGTTGCATTCGGCCGGGTTCCGTACATGACGCTCTGTCCGCCCGGATTGCCGAGGATCTCGGTTTCGAGGCCGGGATGCTTGGCGGCTCCGTCGCCTCGCTCGCGGTGCTCGGTGCGCCGGACGTGATGGTGCTTACCCTGTCAGAGCTTGCCGGGCTGGTGCTGCGGATCAATCGGGCGGGCAACCTGCCGCTGATGATCGATGCGGATCACGGTTTCGGCAATGCGCTGAATGTCCGCCGCACGGTGGAAGAGCTGGAGACAGCAGGCGCGGCAGGTCTTTCGATCGAGGATACGGATCTGCCCGAGCCATTCGGCAGTGACGGCAAGGCGCGGTTGCTTAGCCTTGAGGAAGGCGTTGGCAAGATGCGGGCCGCGCTTGCCGGCCGGCAGGACCCCGATCTTGTCATTGCCGGGCGCACCAGTGCTGCCAGCATCAACGGCGTTGCCGATGCCATCGAGCGGGCGAAGGCGTACGAAGAGGTTGGTGTCGATGTGATCTTTCTGATCGGCATCAAGACCCGGGCGGATCTCGATGCGGTCTCCGAGGCGGTGAGCCGGCCGCTGATAATTGGTGGGGTGCCGCCGGAGCTGGATGACTGGGATTATCTCTCTGCGCGCGGCGTTCGCATCGCTCTTCAGGGGCACCAGCCGATCGCGGCGGCAGTTGCCGCTGTTGAGGCAACCCTGCGCGCTCTGCGGGACGGCTGTCACCCGTCCGAAATCAAAACGCCTCTGGCATCGCCGGATCTGATGAAGCGTCTGACCCGTGCGGACAGTTATGAAGAGTTGTCGGAGCGGACGCTGGGCCGGATTTCGGACTCCTGA
- a CDS encoding NADPH-dependent oxidoreductase, with translation MPDSQNTPSNDVIETLLNRVSVRKYTDQPVSEEMLDTILKTAFRAPTSSNIQTYSVVVVRDQERRDALMAACGNQRHIGTAPVFLAFCADLTRIEDALVRNGHNIDSNNLETGLVSALDAGLVGMSAYLVADSLGLKGVMIGGARNKPVEVARILGLPPRVFCVFGMCLGWPGEAPAQKPRMDYDGLVHFEQYGKSRSGADATAIVDSYDGALAKHYRSQGRETTDASWSDDMDKKFSPPLRDDLRERLKELGFDFR, from the coding sequence ATGCCCGACAGCCAGAACACCCCTTCGAACGATGTCATCGAAACCCTTCTGAACAGGGTCAGTGTCCGCAAATACACCGACCAACCGGTCAGCGAGGAGATGCTGGACACCATTCTCAAGACCGCTTTCCGGGCCCCGACTTCCTCGAATATCCAGACCTACAGCGTTGTCGTTGTCCGTGATCAGGAACGGCGTGACGCACTGATGGCGGCCTGCGGCAATCAGCGGCATATCGGCACTGCGCCGGTCTTCCTTGCTTTCTGTGCGGACCTTACCCGGATCGAGGATGCTCTGGTCCGCAACGGACACAATATCGACAGCAACAATCTGGAAACCGGCCTGGTGTCCGCCCTCGATGCCGGGTTGGTCGGCATGTCCGCCTATCTGGTTGCGGACAGCCTGGGTCTCAAAGGTGTGATGATCGGTGGTGCCCGCAACAAACCGGTCGAAGTTGCCCGGATTCTCGGTCTGCCGCCTCGGGTCTTCTGCGTTTTTGGCATGTGTCTCGGCTGGCCTGGGGAAGCTCCGGCGCAGAAGCCGCGGATGGATTACGACGGTCTGGTGCATTTCGAACAGTACGGCAAAAGCCGGAGTGGCGCCGACGCAACGGCAATCGTGGACAGCTACGATGGTGCGCTGGCGAAACATTATCGCTCCCAGGGCCGGGAGACCACCGATGCTTCCTGGTCCGACGATATGGACAAGAAATTCTCTCCGCCGCTTCGCGACGATCTGCGCGAACGGCTGAAGGAACTCGGATTCGATTTCCGCTAG
- a CDS encoding flavodoxin family protein — MTKSLLIVAHAPSENTRTLLDAVRSGAEEAGDGSVNVTCLSPFDTGPDEVLAADAIILGTPENLGYMSGALKDFFDRIYYPCLEETQGLPYALFVRAGQDGTGTCRAVQSITTGLRWRPVQEPLVCRGAFEPKFIEECRDLGAGMAAGLEAGIF, encoded by the coding sequence ATGACCAAATCTCTCCTCATCGTCGCGCATGCTCCGTCCGAAAACACACGCACCCTTCTTGATGCGGTTCGCAGCGGTGCCGAGGAAGCCGGCGACGGCAGTGTGAACGTGACCTGCCTCTCTCCATTCGATACCGGCCCCGATGAGGTTCTTGCGGCGGACGCCATCATCCTCGGAACACCCGAAAACCTCGGCTACATGAGCGGCGCGCTGAAGGACTTCTTCGACCGGATCTATTATCCCTGCCTGGAGGAAACCCAGGGCCTGCCCTATGCGCTGTTTGTCCGCGCCGGCCAGGACGGCACCGGCACCTGCCGAGCTGTACAATCGATCACCACCGGCCTGCGCTGGCGCCCGGTTCAGGAGCCGCTGGTCTGCCGCGGCGCGTTTGAGCCGAAATTCATCGAGGAATGTCGCGATCTCGGTGCCGGCATGGCCGCGGGACTGGAAGCCGGAATTTTCTAG
- a CDS encoding NADH:flavin oxidoreductase, translated as MTRDPLLQPFQLKHLTLRNRLMSTAHEPAYSEDGLPTDRYRLYHLEKAKGGIAMTMTAGSAIVSEDSPAAFGNLHAYRDEIVPHLKRIADDCHEYGTAVMIQITHLGRRTNWNKADWLPVLAPSPVREPAHRAFPKEAEDWDLDRIAEDYATAAERMQAAGLDGIELEAYGHLLDGFWSPATNFREDEHNGSLDNRLRFTRRVLDSIRDRVGADFIVGLRLVADEQWDKGISKDEGIEICRRLVGTGQVDFLNVIRGHIDSDAALSNVIPVQGMPASPHLDFAGEVRAKTRFPVFHAARIADVATARHAVAEGKLDMVGMTRAHIADPHIALKLSQGREHDIRPCVGATYCLDRIYEGHEALCIHNAATGRELTMPQIISTTEGPRKRITVVGAGPAGLEAARVAAARGHHVRVFEAAPNAGGQVRLAAQSRRRSELIGIVDWRLAQLEAAGVQISFNTYAEAVDVLAEEPDFVFIATGGLPNTEILEEGNALVHSSWDVLSGDLSATGRVLVFDDNGGHPGMQAAEMLIEKGAEVEIVTPERFFAPEIGGLNHVAYAKALHQSASRITINTRLIGVSRNGNELLVTLGSDYGERTETRTVDHVVVEHGTLPMDELYFDLKPQSRNLGAVDYKALIRGEDAFPARNPDAGFTLARIGDAVASRNIHASIYDGLRFAKDL; from the coding sequence ATGACCCGAGATCCGCTTCTGCAGCCCTTCCAGCTCAAGCACCTCACCCTGCGCAACCGGCTGATGTCCACAGCGCACGAACCCGCCTATTCAGAAGACGGCCTGCCGACCGACCGCTACCGGCTCTATCATCTGGAAAAGGCCAAGGGCGGCATCGCCATGACCATGACGGCGGGCTCCGCAATCGTCTCCGAGGACAGCCCAGCCGCCTTCGGCAACCTGCATGCCTATCGCGACGAGATCGTTCCGCACCTGAAACGCATTGCGGACGACTGCCACGAATACGGCACCGCCGTGATGATCCAGATCACCCATCTCGGCCGCCGGACCAACTGGAACAAGGCGGACTGGCTGCCGGTCCTCGCCCCGTCTCCGGTTCGGGAGCCGGCGCACCGGGCCTTTCCGAAGGAAGCCGAGGACTGGGATCTCGACCGTATCGCGGAGGATTACGCTACTGCCGCCGAACGAATGCAGGCCGCGGGCCTCGACGGTATAGAGCTGGAAGCGTACGGCCACCTGCTCGACGGCTTCTGGTCACCGGCGACGAATTTCCGCGAGGACGAGCATAATGGCAGCCTCGACAACCGGTTGCGCTTCACCCGCCGGGTACTCGACAGCATCCGCGACCGGGTCGGCGCCGATTTCATCGTCGGCCTGCGGCTGGTCGCGGACGAGCAGTGGGACAAGGGGATCTCGAAGGATGAGGGAATAGAGATCTGCCGTCGGCTGGTCGGCACCGGCCAGGTCGACTTCCTCAATGTTATCCGGGGCCACATCGACAGCGATGCGGCATTGTCGAACGTCATCCCGGTCCAGGGCATGCCGGCATCCCCGCATCTCGATTTCGCCGGCGAGGTACGGGCAAAAACCAGATTTCCGGTGTTCCATGCGGCCCGGATCGCGGATGTCGCCACGGCCCGGCACGCCGTAGCCGAGGGCAAGCTGGATATGGTCGGCATGACCCGCGCCCATATCGCCGATCCGCATATCGCCCTGAAGCTGAGCCAGGGCCGCGAACACGATATCCGGCCCTGCGTCGGCGCCACCTATTGCCTTGACCGGATCTATGAAGGACACGAGGCGCTCTGCATCCACAATGCAGCGACCGGGCGCGAGCTGACCATGCCGCAGATCATTTCGACAACGGAAGGACCACGCAAGCGCATCACCGTGGTCGGCGCCGGTCCGGCAGGCCTGGAAGCCGCCCGGGTCGCGGCCGCGCGGGGGCATCATGTGCGTGTCTTCGAAGCGGCGCCAAACGCGGGCGGGCAGGTTCGTCTGGCGGCACAGAGCCGGCGCCGATCCGAGTTGATCGGCATTGTCGACTGGCGTCTGGCACAGCTTGAGGCAGCCGGGGTACAGATCAGCTTCAATACCTATGCCGAAGCGGTGGACGTTCTGGCGGAAGAGCCGGATTTCGTCTTTATCGCCACCGGCGGCCTGCCGAACACAGAGATCCTCGAAGAAGGCAACGCGCTGGTGCATTCGAGCTGGGACGTACTGTCTGGCGATCTTTCGGCAACCGGCCGGGTGCTGGTCTTTGATGATAATGGCGGTCATCCCGGCATGCAGGCGGCTGAAATGCTGATCGAGAAGGGCGCGGAGGTCGAAATCGTCACGCCGGAGCGCTTTTTTGCCCCGGAGATCGGCGGGCTGAACCATGTCGCCTATGCCAAGGCGCTGCACCAGTCAGCCAGCCGGATCACGATCAACACCCGACTGATTGGCGTCTCCCGCAACGGCAACGAGCTGCTCGTCACACTTGGCTCTGATTACGGAGAGCGAACGGAAACCCGAACGGTGGATCATGTTGTGGTCGAACACGGCACCCTGCCGATGGACGAGCTTTATTTCGATCTGAAACCGCAGTCCCGCAATCTCGGCGCCGTGGATTACAAGGCCCTGATCCGGGGCGAGGACGCCTTCCCGGCACGCAATCCCGACGCCGGTTTCACATTGGCCCGGATTGGGGATGCCGTGGCCTCCCGCAACATCCACGCATCGATCTATGACGGATTGCGCTTCGCCAAGGACCTCTAG
- a CDS encoding DUF599 domain-containing protein: protein MESLLDMLRRDDLVALAIFITCWFGYETFVAVRIKRGHGLPAAMQAWRRDWFEASATRENRIIDIQILRSLAGNSAFMASTSIFVVGGLAAVFGASEQAVAVLNRFRFLAETSQDRFGLKIALLIFIFTNAFFRLAWSIRLHNNAAVVLGAIPQPEIEDLREVGRERAGVAAELASLAARHYNGGVHSYYFGLAVCTWFVHPFAFIAASLWVVAVLHRREFRSRALRTVRRD, encoded by the coding sequence ATGGAATCACTCTTGGACATGCTGCGGCGCGACGATCTGGTCGCGCTGGCGATCTTCATAACCTGCTGGTTCGGGTACGAGACATTCGTGGCGGTCAGAATCAAGCGTGGGCACGGGCTGCCGGCGGCCATGCAGGCCTGGCGGCGCGACTGGTTCGAGGCCTCCGCTACCCGGGAAAACCGGATCATCGATATCCAGATTCTCCGGTCGCTTGCCGGGAACTCGGCCTTCATGGCCTCGACCAGCATTTTCGTGGTTGGCGGTCTGGCCGCCGTCTTCGGTGCGTCAGAGCAGGCTGTCGCTGTGCTCAATCGATTTCGTTTCCTCGCCGAAACAAGTCAGGACCGGTTCGGCCTGAAGATCGCCTTGCTGATCTTCATCTTTACCAATGCCTTCTTCCGGCTTGCCTGGTCGATCAGGCTGCACAACAACGCGGCCGTGGTTCTGGGCGCGATCCCGCAGCCGGAAATTGAGGATCTGCGGGAGGTCGGCCGTGAGCGGGCCGGGGTTGCGGCGGAGCTCGCGAGCCTGGCTGCCCGGCATTACAATGGCGGCGTGCACTCCTATTACTTCGGCCTCGCCGTCTGCACCTGGTTCGTGCATCCCTTCGCCTTCATCGCCGCCTCGCTCTGGGTGGTCGCGGTTCTCCATCGCCGTGAGTTCCGCTCCCGGGCTCTGCGTACAGTACGTCGCGACTAG
- the serA gene encoding phosphoglycerate dehydrogenase, translating into MSKIKNPSLPKEKIKFLLLEGISETAIRQLEIAGYPCIERQAKALEEDALKAALADVRLLGIRSRTKVTESVIASTDKLIALGCFSVGTNQVDLEAAKRKGIPVFNAPFSNTRSVAELTIAEIVMLFRRVFPRSVGAHESRWEKSAAGSREIRGKTLGIVGYGNIGTQLANLAEGMGMRVIYFDRSDKLSHGNVEPAATLDELLEASDVVSLHLPETPETKDMIGAREIAKMKPGAYLINNARGTILDVDALAAALKSGHLAGAAVDVFPTEPKSNADPFQSPLQGLDNVILTPHVGGSTEEAQERIGEEVIRKMIEYSDVGSTAGAVNFPEVQLHPRPAGTRFIQVQRNLPGELGRLNDVFAAHNINIAAQHYQTDGEIGYVVLDAEGHVPEADKVIRAVRSLEGTIRARVLNRVT; encoded by the coding sequence ATGAGCAAGATTAAGAACCCCTCCCTGCCCAAGGAAAAAATCAAATTCCTGCTGCTTGAGGGCATTTCCGAAACAGCAATTCGGCAGCTTGAGATCGCTGGGTATCCCTGCATAGAGCGGCAGGCGAAAGCACTGGAGGAGGATGCGCTGAAAGCCGCGCTGGCCGATGTTCGGCTTCTCGGTATTCGCTCGCGCACCAAGGTGACGGAAAGCGTCATCGCCTCGACCGATAAGCTGATCGCGCTCGGTTGTTTTTCGGTCGGTACCAATCAGGTCGATCTGGAGGCGGCGAAGCGCAAGGGCATTCCAGTCTTCAATGCGCCGTTCTCGAATACGCGCAGCGTGGCTGAATTGACCATTGCCGAGATCGTCATGTTGTTTCGGCGAGTCTTTCCGCGGTCTGTCGGGGCACATGAGAGCCGGTGGGAGAAATCGGCAGCGGGCAGCCGGGAAATTCGCGGCAAGACGCTCGGGATCGTCGGGTATGGCAATATCGGCACACAGCTGGCGAACCTGGCCGAGGGAATGGGCATGCGGGTGATCTATTTCGATCGCTCCGACAAGCTCAGTCACGGCAATGTGGAACCGGCGGCAACACTCGATGAACTCCTGGAAGCCTCCGATGTGGTTTCCCTGCACCTGCCGGAAACCCCGGAAACGAAGGACATGATCGGTGCCCGCGAAATCGCCAAGATGAAGCCGGGCGCTTATCTCATCAACAATGCCCGTGGCACCATTCTGGATGTGGACGCGCTGGCAGCCGCATTGAAAAGCGGGCATCTCGCCGGTGCGGCGGTGGACGTATTCCCGACAGAGCCGAAATCGAACGCGGACCCGTTCCAGTCTCCGCTGCAGGGGCTCGACAACGTGATCCTGACGCCACATGTCGGCGGCTCGACCGAGGAAGCGCAGGAGCGTATCGGCGAGGAAGTCATCCGCAAGATGATCGAATATTCCGATGTCGGGTCGACTGCCGGGGCGGTGAATTTTCCCGAAGTGCAGCTTCACCCGCGTCCGGCCGGCACCCGTTTCATCCAGGTGCAGCGAAACTTGCCGGGTGAGCTCGGGCGCCTGAACGACGTGTTTGCGGCCCACAATATCAATATCGCGGCCCAGCATTACCAGACGGACGGTGAGATAGGGTATGTCGTGCTCGACGCTGAGGGGCATGTTCCCGAGGCGGACAAGGTGATCCGTGCCGTGCGCTCGCTTGAGGGCACAATCCGTGCCCGGGTGCTTAACCGGGTCACCTGA
- a CDS encoding VOC family protein, which produces MRLVFDHLALVAADLEAGVDWAKERLGVDMAVGGAHPKMGTHNRLTRTGPDNFLEIIAIDPEQAAPGRVRWYRMDDPAVREMTKTAPRPLSWIVATDDLDAVLGAARDLGLDLGRPVQVSRGDLTWRIAVRDDGDLPEGGTLPVFIQWPEGPHPAMRMPELGLGISRILLRHPDPAWLDRTLSQLGVRHMVEIESGPAGIAAEISRQDASPVLVC; this is translated from the coding sequence ATGCGCCTTGTTTTCGATCATCTCGCCCTTGTCGCCGCCGACCTTGAAGCCGGGGTCGATTGGGCCAAAGAGCGGCTCGGCGTCGATATGGCGGTCGGTGGCGCACATCCGAAAATGGGCACGCACAACAGGTTGACCCGGACCGGGCCGGATAATTTTCTCGAGATCATCGCCATTGATCCGGAACAAGCCGCTCCGGGCAGGGTGCGCTGGTACCGGATGGACGATCCGGCGGTTCGCGAAATGACGAAAACGGCGCCGCGGCCGCTTTCCTGGATTGTGGCGACGGACGACCTGGACGCCGTGCTTGGCGCGGCCCGGGATCTTGGTCTCGATCTGGGTAGGCCGGTTCAGGTCAGCCGGGGAGATCTGACCTGGCGGATTGCCGTTCGCGATGATGGAGATTTGCCGGAGGGCGGGACCTTGCCGGTTTTCATTCAATGGCCCGAGGGTCCGCATCCGGCGATGCGGATGCCTGAGCTTGGTCTCGGAATCTCCAGAATCCTGCTTCGCCACCCGGACCCGGCATGGCTGGATAGAACGCTCTCCCAGCTGGGCGTCCGGCATATGGTCGAGATTGAAAGCGGCCCCGCCGGGATCGCGGCGGAGATATCGCGCCAGGATGCATCGCCCGTACTGGTCTGCTAG
- a CDS encoding cyclopropane-fatty-acyl-phospholipid synthase family protein translates to MLFANLLSRMIKTGTITIIGPGGKRRSVGSGAPSVTIRVHDRVTDLQLALYPQLTLGEAYMDGRLSIEEGRLYDLIEIGMVNYQRLEHQPLQRMLGAISWAVRGLQQYNPISRSRENVAHHYDLSSALYDSFLDPQRQYSCAYFSQPGMGLDAAQEAKIRHIAAKLLLKPGQRVLDIGCGWGGLAIALARMADVEVLGVTLSEEQHKSAVARAQASGLSDQVRFELMDYRLIEEKFDRIVSVGMFEHVGAGHYPDFFGKIRSTLKEDGVALLHSIGRMDGPGVTNPWIRRYIFPGGYSPALSEVLPEIERQALWVADVEILRLHYAETLRHWRERFMAKRDAMAKLYDERFCRMWEFYLISSELSFRRFGHMVFQVQMALDQEAVPLTRDYITDYDRDMPTALRAVRERASQ, encoded by the coding sequence ATGTTGTTTGCGAATCTCCTGTCCCGGATGATCAAGACCGGAACGATCACGATTATCGGACCTGGCGGCAAACGCCGGAGTGTTGGATCGGGCGCACCGTCCGTCACGATCCGCGTGCATGACCGGGTAACCGACTTGCAGCTTGCGCTGTATCCTCAGCTCACACTCGGCGAAGCCTACATGGACGGCCGGCTAAGCATCGAAGAAGGTCGGCTCTACGATCTGATCGAGATCGGCATGGTGAATTACCAGCGCCTTGAACATCAGCCTCTGCAGCGAATGCTCGGCGCTATAAGCTGGGCGGTACGGGGGCTGCAGCAATACAATCCAATCAGCCGCTCGCGCGAGAACGTGGCCCACCACTACGATCTCTCCAGCGCCCTCTATGACAGCTTCCTCGATCCGCAACGGCAGTATTCCTGCGCTTACTTCTCCCAACCCGGCATGGGACTCGACGCTGCGCAGGAGGCAAAAATTCGGCATATCGCGGCGAAGCTTCTGTTGAAGCCGGGACAACGGGTGCTCGATATCGGCTGCGGCTGGGGCGGGCTTGCCATTGCTCTGGCCCGGATGGCGGATGTCGAGGTGCTCGGGGTCACCCTCTCGGAAGAGCAGCACAAGAGCGCCGTCGCCAGGGCACAGGCATCCGGCCTGTCGGACCAGGTCCGGTTCGAGCTGATGGATTACCGCCTGATCGAGGAGAAGTTCGACCGCATCGTCTCGGTCGGCATGTTCGAGCATGTCGGCGCCGGCCATTATCCGGACTTCTTTGGGAAGATCCGGAGCACCCTGAAAGAAGACGGGGTCGCATTACTGCATTCCATCGGCCGCATGGACGGTCCGGGCGTCACCAATCCCTGGATCAGACGCTATATTTTCCCCGGCGGCTATTCGCCGGCCCTTTCCGAAGTGCTGCCGGAAATCGAACGGCAAGCGCTCTGGGTGGCCGATGTCGAGATCCTCCGCCTGCATTATGCCGAGACCCTGCGACACTGGCGCGAGCGGTTCATGGCCAAGCGGGACGCCATGGCTAAGCTCTATGACGAACGTTTCTGCCGGATGTGGGAGTTCTACCTGATCAGCTCCGAACTCTCTTTCCGGCGCTTCGGTCACATGGTGTTTCAGGTGCAGATGGCGCTCGACCAGGAAGCCGTTCCGCTGACCCGCGACTATATCACCGACTATGACCGCGACATGCCGACGGCACTGCGCGCGGTCCGGGAACGGGCGTCGCAGTAA